A genomic stretch from Schaalia odontolytica includes:
- a CDS encoding 5-(carboxyamino)imidazole ribonucleotide synthase produces the protein MSTPPTVAVIGGGQLARMMQQSAVALGINLRALVEASDGSTGQVTVDKAVGAPADLDAVAALIDGADVLTFEHEHIPAATMEEAARLVSVQPPASALLYAQDKIAMRERLTEMGIPCPAWARVEDEGQLEEFATTIGWPLIVKTPRGGYDGHGVAIAHSAADVESWWGNGPLLAEALVPFTGEVAALLARTPSGEVASWPVASTVQVDGVCAEVTAPAIGIRPETAAEARRIGERIASELGVTGVLAVEMFVVGDGADERVLVNELAMRPHNTGHWTIDGAVTSQFEQHLRAVLDLPLGSTELRAPGTHAVMVNLLGSSCAQPARALAAAFAAGGADTKVHLYGKEVRPGRKLGHVTVVDADPSVGLERARAAVSALRGENPTD, from the coding sequence ATGTCGACCCCTCCCACCGTTGCCGTGATTGGTGGCGGGCAACTAGCACGCATGATGCAACAGAGCGCGGTCGCGCTCGGCATTAATCTTCGGGCCCTCGTCGAGGCCTCGGATGGGTCTACCGGGCAGGTGACCGTCGACAAAGCGGTGGGCGCACCCGCCGACCTGGACGCAGTCGCTGCGCTCATTGACGGCGCGGATGTCCTCACTTTCGAACACGAGCACATCCCAGCGGCCACGATGGAGGAGGCCGCACGGCTGGTCTCCGTCCAGCCTCCGGCCAGCGCCCTCCTGTACGCCCAGGACAAGATCGCCATGCGCGAGCGCCTGACCGAGATGGGGATCCCGTGTCCCGCGTGGGCGCGCGTCGAGGATGAAGGTCAGCTGGAGGAGTTCGCCACGACGATCGGATGGCCCCTCATCGTCAAGACCCCGCGCGGCGGATACGACGGGCACGGCGTGGCTATCGCCCACAGTGCAGCGGATGTTGAGTCCTGGTGGGGCAATGGGCCCCTCCTTGCCGAGGCCCTGGTCCCCTTCACCGGCGAGGTCGCGGCCCTGCTGGCGCGCACCCCCTCGGGCGAGGTCGCCTCGTGGCCCGTCGCCTCCACCGTGCAGGTGGACGGCGTGTGCGCCGAGGTCACTGCTCCCGCAATCGGCATCCGCCCGGAGACTGCCGCCGAGGCGCGACGCATCGGCGAACGCATCGCATCCGAGCTGGGGGTCACCGGCGTCCTCGCCGTGGAGATGTTCGTCGTCGGGGACGGAGCGGACGAACGCGTTCTCGTCAACGAGCTCGCCATGCGCCCTCACAACACGGGTCACTGGACCATCGACGGTGCGGTTACCAGCCAATTCGAGCAGCACCTGCGCGCAGTCCTCGACCTGCCGCTTGGCTCGACTGAGCTGAGGGCACCGGGCACGCACGCAGTCATGGTCAACCTGCTGGGTTCCTCCTGCGCTCAACCCGCGCGCGCCCTCGCCGCCGCCTTTGCCGCCGGAGGGGCGGACACGAAGGTCCACCTCTACGGCAAGGAAGTGCGCCCCGGACGCAAGCTTGGCCACGTCACCGTCGTAGACGCGGATCCCTCCGTTGGCCTTGAGCGAGCCCGGGCCGCAGTGAGCGCCCTCCGGGGCGAGAACCCCACTGACTGA
- the purE gene encoding 5-(carboxyamino)imidazole ribonucleotide mutase: protein MTTDLDIQLTATGDNPLVGVVMGSDSDWPTMEAAVSALAEFGIACEVGVVSAHRMPEDMVAYGRAASARGLRVIIAGAGGAAHLPGMLAALTELPVIGVPVALKHLDGVDSLHSIVQMPAGVPVATVSIAGARNAGLLAARILGAGEGERAESLRASMRAFQKDLRDVASAKGAALAQRVSEAH, encoded by the coding sequence GTGACCACCGACCTCGACATCCAACTGACCGCCACCGGTGACAACCCACTTGTCGGCGTCGTTATGGGCTCCGACTCCGACTGGCCCACGATGGAGGCCGCCGTCAGTGCCCTCGCTGAGTTCGGTATTGCCTGCGAGGTTGGTGTCGTCTCAGCGCACCGCATGCCCGAAGACATGGTCGCCTACGGGCGCGCTGCATCGGCGCGCGGACTGCGCGTCATCATCGCCGGAGCCGGGGGAGCGGCTCATCTGCCCGGCATGCTCGCCGCCCTCACGGAACTGCCTGTTATCGGTGTCCCCGTCGCCCTCAAGCACCTCGATGGCGTGGACTCGTTGCACTCTATCGTGCAGATGCCCGCGGGCGTGCCCGTCGCGACCGTGTCGATCGCCGGTGCTCGTAACGCTGGCCTTCTCGCCGCGCGCATCCTCGGCGCGGGTGAAGGGGAGCGCGCCGAGTCTCTGCGTGCCTCGATGCGCGCCTTCCAGAAGGACTTGCGCGACGTGGCCAGCGCAAAGGGCGCGGCCCTCGCCCAGCGAGTCTCCGAGGCCCACTGA
- a CDS encoding LCP family protein, whose amino-acid sequence MSNPPSFAPDPKRRRPGSDDAHVVGEEVPSSAPTPPPEALAPQMWRISDHEADASRPLMPRTLDQPQREPQSIFPRRAPAPQPPSFQPASASNPPSYAPGSGRTAGSNTYAPSGNGPRQVTINRSQSTPAAPPAPVAPSAPAAKARRRKRRHPILKTLCLILVVILAWGGFLVWDANSNMGRVSALSGAADTAGTTYLLAGSDSRADGAVKDGFDESERADSIMLVNVAPNGQAVALSIPRDTYAQIPGVGWDKINASYAYGGPQLLVETVEKLTGLTVDHFVQIGMGAVPDMVDAVGGVELCYDNDADDQYSGLKWTAGCHTVDGTTALQFSRMRYQDPEGDIGRTKRQRQVISKVISSAASPSTLVNPVKTLRVERAGSRSFTVDEDSSVLSVASLVWALRSASSNQMMGVPPIESLNFTTNAGASAVLLRDTTADDFFAKLRAGTLTASDLNQVDGV is encoded by the coding sequence ATGAGCAATCCTCCTTCTTTCGCTCCGGACCCGAAACGGCGCCGCCCAGGATCCGACGACGCTCACGTCGTCGGTGAAGAGGTGCCAAGCAGCGCTCCTACTCCCCCTCCTGAAGCCTTGGCGCCACAGATGTGGAGAATCTCCGATCACGAGGCCGATGCCTCGCGTCCGTTGATGCCGCGCACGCTCGACCAGCCGCAACGCGAGCCTCAGTCGATTTTCCCGCGCCGCGCTCCGGCACCGCAGCCGCCCTCGTTCCAGCCGGCCTCTGCGTCGAACCCTCCATCGTATGCGCCGGGATCCGGCCGTACTGCCGGCTCGAACACCTACGCGCCGTCCGGAAACGGACCTCGCCAGGTGACGATCAATCGTTCCCAGAGCACGCCTGCGGCACCACCCGCGCCCGTCGCTCCCTCCGCTCCGGCAGCCAAAGCGCGCCGCAGGAAGCGCCGCCACCCGATCCTGAAGACCCTATGTCTGATTCTGGTCGTCATCCTCGCTTGGGGTGGTTTCCTCGTGTGGGACGCCAATTCCAACATGGGCCGCGTCAGCGCGCTGTCCGGAGCAGCCGACACCGCGGGAACGACATACCTGCTGGCCGGATCAGACTCCCGCGCCGACGGTGCCGTCAAGGATGGCTTCGACGAGTCCGAACGCGCCGACTCCATCATGCTCGTCAACGTTGCCCCGAACGGGCAGGCTGTCGCCCTCTCAATCCCCCGAGACACCTACGCGCAGATACCGGGAGTGGGCTGGGACAAGATCAATGCTTCCTACGCATACGGCGGCCCGCAGCTGCTCGTGGAGACCGTGGAGAAGCTCACCGGCCTGACCGTCGATCACTTCGTTCAGATCGGCATGGGTGCCGTACCGGACATGGTGGATGCCGTCGGCGGCGTCGAGCTGTGCTACGACAACGACGCGGACGACCAGTATTCCGGCCTGAAGTGGACCGCCGGCTGCCACACGGTAGACGGTACGACCGCCCTGCAGTTCTCTCGCATGCGCTACCAGGATCCCGAGGGCGACATCGGCCGTACAAAGCGCCAGCGTCAGGTGATTTCGAAGGTCATTTCCTCGGCTGCTTCGCCGTCGACCCTCGTTAACCCCGTGAAGACGCTGCGCGTGGAGCGCGCCGGCTCCCGGTCATTCACGGTGGACGAGGATTCTTCGGTCCTCTCGGTCGCTTCCCTCGTGTGGGCGCTGCGCAGCGCATCGTCGAACCAGATGATGGGTGTTCCCCCGATCGAGTCGCTGAACTTCACCACGAACGCCGGGGCCTCGGCCGTGCTACTGCGTGACACGACCGCAGACGACTTTTTCGCCAAGCTCCGCGCGGGCACGCTCACTGCCTCGGACCTCAACCAGGTCGACGGAGTGTAG
- a CDS encoding glycosyltransferase family 2 protein codes for MQMRSDTWVVIPAFNEAPVIGGVVAGVLTLFPQVLVVDDASIDDTAARARAAGAYTASHPVNLGQGAALQTGFEAALARGARYVVTFDADGQHDPTDAAAMVDRARKEDLAFVLGSRFLDGASARVGAAKRAILRMGALAARLRTGMALTDTHNGLRVIRADALAHVHLTHARMAHASQIVSQLAGSNLPGAEHPVSISYTDYSRAKGQPLLNSVNIVVDLALGGR; via the coding sequence ATGCAGATGCGCTCCGACACGTGGGTCGTTATCCCCGCGTTTAACGAGGCACCCGTGATCGGGGGTGTCGTCGCGGGCGTGCTTACCCTTTTCCCGCAGGTGCTCGTCGTCGATGACGCGTCGATCGACGACACGGCGGCCCGCGCCCGCGCTGCGGGTGCATACACGGCTTCCCACCCCGTCAACCTCGGTCAGGGTGCGGCGTTGCAGACCGGCTTCGAGGCGGCGCTCGCGCGCGGCGCTCGCTATGTCGTCACCTTCGATGCCGACGGTCAGCACGATCCCACTGATGCGGCGGCGATGGTGGATCGGGCGCGCAAGGAGGACCTCGCTTTCGTCCTTGGTTCCCGTTTCCTCGACGGGGCAAGCGCGCGCGTCGGTGCCGCCAAGCGTGCAATTCTGCGCATGGGGGCACTCGCCGCGCGCCTGCGCACGGGCATGGCCCTCACGGACACCCACAACGGGCTGCGTGTAATCCGCGCCGACGCCCTGGCCCACGTCCACCTGACCCATGCACGCATGGCACATGCCTCGCAGATCGTCTCGCAGCTGGCTGGCAGTAACCTGCCCGGCGCCGAGCACCCAGTGTCGATCTCCTACACGGACTACTCGCGGGCCAAGGGGCAACCCCTGCTCAACTCCGTCAACATCGTCGTGGACCTGGCGTTGGGGGGACGATGA
- a CDS encoding adenylate/guanylate cyclase domain-containing protein produces the protein MDERAASSPATPDELTATSYVPQLLGGQLLYSAREIAEATDTPIERVFRFWIALGFQAPTADDKVFSQRDLDVFSRWHDLVESGGIDTSTSRSLLRANAHLADRLALWQFEALVEDSVRRLMLDDTTARMYVLDHMREYIDVFQEMFTYAWQRQLEATLSRFDREVSQRGHEERHNRFPLNRCLGFVDMVSYTSSSTILGDALVGLIERFEEESRNAVIEEGGRVVKMIGDAVLYIADDLPTGLRVATALVERLNADDETLPVRASFVRGDVFSRSGDVFGPTVNLASRLVDIAPVGKILTDPTTAAAIAAGEVGDGYELEEFPTADLRGFGPVSPYLLSSVVK, from the coding sequence ATGGATGAGCGTGCGGCTTCGTCCCCTGCAACTCCCGATGAGCTGACCGCAACTAGCTACGTTCCTCAGCTTCTCGGTGGTCAGCTGCTGTATTCCGCCCGTGAGATCGCAGAGGCGACGGATACGCCCATTGAGCGCGTCTTCCGTTTTTGGATTGCCCTCGGCTTCCAGGCTCCTACTGCCGACGACAAGGTCTTCTCCCAGCGGGACTTGGATGTTTTCAGTCGTTGGCATGACCTCGTCGAATCGGGCGGTATCGATACGTCCACGTCTCGTTCTCTCCTGCGCGCGAATGCTCACCTGGCCGACCGATTGGCTCTGTGGCAGTTCGAGGCCCTGGTAGAGGACTCGGTGCGTCGCCTCATGCTGGACGACACGACGGCGCGCATGTACGTGCTGGACCATATGCGCGAGTACATCGACGTCTTTCAGGAGATGTTCACCTACGCGTGGCAACGTCAGCTTGAGGCGACTTTGTCTCGTTTTGATCGTGAGGTCTCTCAGCGCGGCCACGAGGAGCGTCATAACCGTTTCCCGCTCAACCGCTGCCTCGGCTTCGTTGACATGGTGTCCTACACGTCTTCCTCGACGATCCTCGGGGATGCCCTCGTGGGTCTCATTGAGCGCTTCGAGGAGGAGAGTCGTAACGCTGTCATTGAGGAGGGAGGTCGCGTCGTGAAGATGATCGGTGATGCCGTCCTCTACATCGCCGATGACCTGCCGACCGGCCTGCGCGTTGCCACTGCCCTCGTTGAACGGCTCAACGCCGACGACGAAACGCTTCCCGTGCGAGCTTCCTTCGTGCGAGGCGACGTGTTCTCGCGGTCGGGCGATGTGTTCGGTCCTACGGTGAACCTCGCGTCTCGCCTCGTGGACATTGCTCCGGTGGGTAAGATCCTCACCGATCCGACCACGGCTGCTGCTATTGCCGCCGGAGAGGTTGGCGACGGGTACGAACTGGAAGAGTTCCCGACCGCGGACTTGCGCGGTTTCGGTCCCGTCTCGCCGTACCTGCTCTCGAGCGTTGTCAAATAA
- the galE gene encoding UDP-glucose 4-epimerase GalE — MSILVCGGAGYIGAHVVRLLRQRGDRVVVVDDLSSGKASRVGDAKLVKLDVTLDEARSALSTLMVDEDVTAVIHFSARKQVGESVARPAWYYHQNIGGMANVLLAMEDAGVDQMIFSSSAAVYGMPDAPVITEDMAGRPINPYGETKLIGEWLMADCERAWDLKWIGLRYFNVAGAGWPDLADEAVMNLIPMVLDRVERGESAKIFGTDYDTPDGTCIRDYIHVLDLAEAHIAALDVLAEGRQPDHHTYNVGTGLGTSVREIVDGLRRVMGWEFPVEELDRRAGDPPKLIGDPLSIGVDLGWKANNGVEEILTSAWEGWQAGPRPITVPGA, encoded by the coding sequence ATGAGCATTCTCGTTTGTGGCGGCGCCGGCTACATCGGCGCACACGTTGTCCGCCTCCTGCGTCAGCGCGGGGATCGCGTCGTCGTCGTCGATGACCTGTCAAGCGGCAAAGCATCGCGCGTCGGTGACGCCAAGCTCGTGAAGCTCGACGTGACGCTCGATGAAGCACGTTCGGCGCTGTCCACTCTCATGGTGGACGAGGACGTCACCGCCGTCATCCACTTCTCTGCGCGTAAGCAGGTCGGCGAGTCGGTCGCCCGCCCCGCCTGGTACTACCACCAGAATATTGGCGGCATGGCCAACGTCCTTTTGGCAATGGAGGACGCGGGCGTCGATCAGATGATCTTCTCCTCCTCGGCTGCGGTGTACGGCATGCCCGACGCTCCCGTCATCACCGAGGACATGGCTGGTCGCCCCATTAACCCCTACGGCGAGACCAAGCTGATCGGCGAGTGGCTGATGGCTGACTGCGAGCGGGCGTGGGACCTGAAATGGATCGGCCTGCGCTACTTCAACGTGGCGGGTGCCGGATGGCCCGACCTGGCCGACGAAGCGGTCATGAACCTGATCCCGATGGTGCTGGACCGCGTTGAGCGTGGTGAGAGCGCCAAGATTTTCGGTACCGATTACGACACCCCCGACGGCACCTGCATCCGCGATTACATCCACGTCCTGGACCTCGCTGAGGCGCACATTGCCGCCCTCGACGTGCTTGCCGAGGGGCGTCAGCCCGACCACCACACCTACAACGTGGGCACCGGCCTGGGCACCTCCGTGCGAGAGATCGTCGACGGCCTGCGCCGCGTCATGGGCTGGGAATTCCCCGTCGAGGAGCTCGATCGCCGTGCCGGCGACCCGCCCAAGCTGATTGGCGACCCGCTCTCAATCGGTGTCGACCTCGGCTGGAAGGCCAACAACGGGGTCGAGGAGATCCTCACCTCCGCGTGGGAAGGCTGGCAGGCTGGTCCCCGCCCGATCACCGTGCCAGGAGCCTGA
- a CDS encoding LCP family glycopolymer transferase, producing MSNVNLRPIQHSAVNYGRFGLLRGSLAALLAGVLFVVSSAGFVYARLSTQFADRVVDINAYTTEEQNRATPDSFDGRAVNILVVGTDSRNGASGELGAGDEEDVPGLRNDSTMVIHVSADRSRVQIVSIPRDTLVDIPACMHRDGSTSEPVSEEMFNNAMFYGADGGDSPEDIAPGIACVRSTVEKLSGMTIDAFMVVDFAGFINMIDALGGVWFNIPERIDDESAQLYIDEGCWKLSGTHALAYMRSRKAQGDGSDISRIGRQQQLISAMLRELQSKNYVTDPGSLINFLQAAISAVNVSSNLGNASSDASLLINVLQKVDRSNIQFVTMPVEEPSWDPNRRIPSEPMARNVWSALENDQALPVGTTYTDGNGAQLVVPDPTATPAPSASASATDPATTPGSEASSTDNTEQSASVDNNAANEEAAKQNAATCPPRNQ from the coding sequence ATGAGTAACGTGAATCTACGACCGATCCAGCACTCGGCCGTCAACTATGGACGCTTCGGCCTCCTGCGCGGCTCGCTCGCCGCGCTCCTGGCCGGCGTGCTCTTCGTCGTGTCCTCGGCGGGTTTCGTCTACGCCAGGCTGAGCACTCAGTTCGCCGACCGCGTCGTCGACATCAACGCGTACACGACCGAGGAACAAAACAGGGCAACACCCGATTCCTTCGATGGCCGCGCCGTCAACATTCTCGTGGTCGGCACCGATTCCCGTAACGGTGCCAGTGGTGAACTCGGCGCAGGTGACGAGGAGGACGTTCCCGGCCTGCGCAACGACTCGACGATGGTGATTCACGTCAGCGCCGACCGCTCCCGAGTGCAAATCGTGTCTATTCCCCGCGACACGCTGGTAGACATCCCCGCATGCATGCACCGCGACGGCTCCACCAGCGAGCCCGTCAGCGAGGAGATGTTCAACAACGCCATGTTCTACGGCGCGGACGGCGGCGACTCTCCAGAAGATATTGCCCCCGGCATTGCCTGCGTCCGCTCGACCGTCGAAAAACTCTCCGGCATGACCATCGACGCCTTCATGGTCGTTGATTTCGCGGGCTTTATTAACATGATCGACGCTCTCGGCGGCGTCTGGTTCAACATTCCCGAACGCATCGATGACGAGTCCGCCCAGCTCTACATCGACGAGGGCTGCTGGAAGCTGTCGGGCACGCACGCTCTCGCCTACATGCGCTCGCGCAAGGCCCAGGGAGACGGCTCCGATATTTCACGAATCGGCCGCCAGCAGCAGCTGATTTCCGCCATGCTACGCGAGCTGCAGTCGAAGAACTACGTGACGGACCCCGGCTCGCTCATCAACTTCCTGCAGGCCGCGATTTCCGCCGTGAACGTTTCCTCGAACCTGGGAAATGCCAGCTCGGACGCTTCCCTGCTCATCAACGTGCTGCAGAAGGTCGACCGCTCCAACATCCAGTTCGTCACCATGCCGGTCGAGGAGCCCTCCTGGGATCCCAACCGCCGCATTCCTTCCGAGCCGATGGCCCGCAACGTGTGGAGCGCCCTGGAGAACGACCAGGCCCTGCCCGTGGGCACGACCTACACCGATGGCAACGGCGCGCAGCTCGTGGTCCCCGACCCGACCGCAACCCCCGCTCCGTCTGCGAGCGCATCGGCCACGGATCCGGCAACCACTCCCGGGTCGGAGGCATCCTCCACGGACAACACCGAGCAGTCCGCCTCCGTCGACAATAACGCTGCCAACGAGGAAGCTGCCAAGCAGAATGCAGCTACTTGTCCGCCGAGGAACCAATGA
- a CDS encoding DUF2304 domain-containing protein: MSAYLVIRILLLIALAITAWWLVRPVSSASSLAVRRIGIGFLVVAAVVAILVPTLANTVARAIGVERGVNLIVYGLVVAFIAQMVTGYRREARAEARMATLARSLALAHVLPPDTQVDSNGAATSSKRDARGVELAANGPDFPTNTSDNDMVTNDE; encoded by the coding sequence ATGAGCGCTTACCTCGTGATTCGCATCCTGTTACTCATCGCCCTCGCTATCACCGCTTGGTGGCTGGTGCGACCCGTCTCCTCGGCCTCGTCGCTGGCGGTGCGCCGCATCGGTATCGGATTCCTCGTAGTGGCAGCCGTCGTGGCTATCCTCGTCCCCACCCTGGCAAACACCGTCGCGCGTGCCATCGGTGTGGAGCGAGGGGTCAACCTGATCGTCTACGGCCTGGTCGTGGCGTTTATCGCGCAGATGGTGACCGGTTACCGACGCGAGGCGAGGGCAGAGGCACGCATGGCGACTCTGGCCCGTTCCCTTGCCCTCGCGCACGTGCTTCCGCCCGATACTCAGGTCGACAGCAACGGCGCCGCGACCAGCTCGAAGCGTGATGCACGCGGAGTGGAACTCGCCGCTAACGGCCCCGATTTCCCGACAAATACGTCAGATAACGATATGGTTACAAATGATGAGTAA
- a CDS encoding response regulator transcription factor, which produces MTTVLLVEDDPAISEPLTRALGREGYDVRAHATGAEALADVRGIDLVVLDLGLPDMDGLDVAREIRSSGNRVPILILTARTDEVDMVVGLDAGADDYVTKPFRLAELLARVRALLRRQAAEPAEGELRAQDIRMDVAAHRAFVGDAELSLTAKEFDLLRVLLREAGSVVARDTLMREVWGSDPTGSTKTLDMHVSWLRRKLGDDATDPHYITTVRGMGFRFENVR; this is translated from the coding sequence GTGACTACAGTTCTCCTCGTTGAAGACGACCCGGCCATCTCCGAGCCCCTCACCCGTGCACTGGGCAGGGAGGGCTACGACGTGCGTGCGCACGCGACGGGCGCTGAAGCCCTCGCTGATGTTCGCGGCATTGACCTGGTTGTCCTGGACCTCGGCCTACCCGACATGGACGGTCTGGATGTCGCCCGCGAGATCCGCTCCTCAGGCAACCGAGTTCCGATTCTGATCCTTACTGCGCGCACGGACGAGGTCGACATGGTCGTCGGCCTCGATGCGGGCGCTGACGACTACGTGACGAAGCCCTTCCGACTCGCGGAGCTCCTCGCTCGCGTGCGGGCCCTCCTGCGTCGCCAGGCTGCAGAACCCGCCGAAGGCGAGCTGCGCGCCCAGGACATCCGCATGGATGTCGCTGCGCATCGCGCGTTCGTCGGTGATGCCGAGCTGAGCCTGACCGCCAAGGAGTTTGACCTTCTGCGCGTCCTGCTGCGCGAGGCCGGTTCGGTCGTCGCCCGCGACACCCTCATGCGCGAGGTGTGGGGCTCGGATCCGACCGGCTCCACGAAGACCCTCGACATGCACGTGTCGTGGCTGCGCCGCAAGCTCGGGGACGACGCGACCGACCCGCACTACATTACGACCGTGCGCGGCATGGGATTCCGTTTCGAGAACGTGCGCTGA
- a CDS encoding Maf family protein, which translates to MRLVLASASPARRATLIAAGITPIVQVSTVDEDAVLAALPGGRAFSGGTTTPADEVAALAAAKCGDVCKALSAPGAHAELPESQAVLVVGCDSMLEIDGQMLGKPHTPEVAHERIRAMRRTTAVLWTGHSVAILAPASSAQGVEPGGRVVTATVTCSASTQVHFGDISDAEIDAYVASGEPLHVAGSFTVDGLGGPFIEGVTGDYHSVVGISLPLLRSMASELGVFWPDLWDAPRP; encoded by the coding sequence ATGCGCCTTGTTCTTGCCTCCGCTTCTCCCGCCCGCCGCGCCACGCTGATTGCAGCAGGCATCACCCCAATCGTTCAGGTGTCAACGGTTGACGAGGACGCAGTGCTCGCCGCGCTGCCGGGCGGGCGCGCATTTTCGGGCGGGACAACAACCCCGGCCGATGAGGTTGCGGCTCTCGCCGCGGCCAAGTGCGGTGACGTCTGCAAGGCTCTGAGCGCACCCGGCGCGCACGCAGAACTTCCCGAGAGTCAGGCAGTGCTCGTCGTCGGCTGCGACTCCATGCTCGAAATCGACGGCCAGATGCTCGGAAAGCCCCACACCCCCGAGGTAGCCCACGAGCGAATCCGCGCGATGCGCCGCACGACTGCCGTCCTGTGGACTGGGCACTCGGTCGCGATCCTCGCCCCCGCCTCGTCGGCGCAGGGCGTAGAGCCGGGAGGCCGCGTCGTGACCGCGACCGTCACATGCTCGGCCTCTACTCAGGTCCACTTCGGGGACATCTCGGATGCCGAGATTGACGCGTACGTGGCCTCCGGGGAGCCGCTGCACGTGGCGGGGTCCTTCACCGTCGACGGACTTGGAGGCCCCTTCATCGAAGGGGTGACGGGCGATTATCATTCTGTCGTCGGCATCTCATTGCCTCTGCTACGCTCCATGGCGTCCGAGCTCGGAGTCTTCTGGCCGGACCTGTGGGATGCGCCGCGCCCCTGA
- a CDS encoding HAMP domain-containing sensor histidine kinase: MRARAVRMIVSIVAVVCVLMGLPGAFFASASIWSSEQRSLDVQAQLILQNIERRRAVGEGNDPATLASLVADQANSRGGELSYRIKVPEANLVTSGTVIPGRTMTALASSPSGVSVQLTASASNAITRITWACALFGGGMVASMLIGWLLARSLSRELSAPLIYLAAQAEQIGSGGVRARMEKSGIEEIDLVSEELARTGERMAGRLAAERQAAADASHQLRTPLTALSMRLEEIELVSTEDEVRAEARTCLEQVERMTNVVTELLDVSKRSTSQTEAIHILEVFNTAREEWEDQFEAAGRPLVFHDEAERPILADAGKLGQVLATLIENSLRYGAGTTRVWAHAGTSKRGVVIEVTDEGEGIDDDLAPDIFEKGVSGHGSTGIGLALAHDLAQAMGGRLELKTNKPAVFTVSVAAIPASLDPDRVMPEGPLMSMGRRSRRF, translated from the coding sequence ATGCGCGCACGCGCGGTGAGGATGATCGTCTCCATCGTCGCCGTCGTGTGCGTGCTGATGGGGCTGCCCGGGGCTTTCTTCGCGTCGGCGTCCATCTGGTCTTCTGAGCAGCGTAGTCTCGACGTTCAAGCGCAGCTGATCCTCCAAAATATCGAGCGCAGGCGTGCCGTTGGGGAGGGGAATGACCCTGCCACTCTTGCCTCGCTGGTCGCCGATCAGGCGAACAGCCGCGGTGGGGAGCTCAGCTACCGCATTAAGGTGCCCGAGGCGAACCTCGTCACCAGTGGAACGGTGATTCCCGGAAGAACAATGACGGCGCTGGCATCATCGCCCAGCGGCGTCTCGGTCCAACTCACGGCGTCGGCCTCGAATGCGATCACCCGCATCACCTGGGCCTGTGCGCTCTTCGGCGGAGGCATGGTTGCATCCATGCTCATCGGCTGGTTGCTTGCACGTTCGCTATCACGAGAGCTATCCGCCCCGCTCATCTACCTGGCGGCCCAAGCTGAACAGATCGGCTCGGGCGGTGTGCGCGCCCGCATGGAGAAGTCCGGCATCGAGGAAATCGATCTGGTCTCCGAGGAGCTCGCGCGCACGGGCGAGCGGATGGCGGGACGCCTGGCCGCAGAACGCCAGGCAGCCGCCGACGCCTCTCACCAGCTGCGCACACCTTTGACCGCGCTGTCCATGCGCCTGGAGGAGATCGAGCTGGTCTCCACGGAAGACGAGGTGCGCGCCGAAGCCCGCACGTGCCTCGAACAGGTCGAGCGCATGACGAACGTCGTCACGGAGCTGCTCGATGTCTCCAAACGTTCGACCAGCCAGACGGAGGCTATTCACATCCTCGAGGTCTTCAACACCGCCCGCGAGGAGTGGGAGGATCAGTTTGAGGCGGCTGGTCGCCCCCTTGTTTTCCACGACGAGGCTGAGCGACCCATCTTGGCCGATGCCGGAAAACTTGGACAGGTCCTGGCGACCCTCATCGAAAACTCCCTGCGCTACGGGGCTGGGACCACGCGCGTGTGGGCGCATGCGGGCACGTCAAAGCGCGGCGTCGTCATCGAGGTCACAGACGAAGGCGAGGGAATCGACGACGACCTGGCTCCCGACATCTTTGAAAAGGGTGTGTCCGGGCACGGCTCGACGGGCATCGGCCTGGCGCTGGCCCACGACCTGGCTCAGGCGATGGGCGGGCGCCTCGAACTCAAGACGAACAAGCCTGCGGTGTTCACGGTCTCGGTCGCCGCAATCCCAGCCTCACTTGATCCGGACCGCGTCATGCCTGAAGGGCCGCTCATGTCTATGGGACGCCGCTCGCGGCGCTTCTAG